Proteins encoded together in one Micromonospora kangleipakensis window:
- a CDS encoding UDP-N-acetylmuramoyl-tripeptide--D-alanyl-D-alanine ligase: MIPLTLAEVASAVDGRLLAADPAARVTGSVEFDSRKVAPGGLFVAFPGEKVDGHDYAAGAVSAGAVAVLGTREVPGVPMVLVDDALAAMGRLARTVVDRLPGLTVIGLTGSSGKTTTKDLIAQLTVRLGPTVAPPGSFNNELGHPYTALQAGPETRYLVMEKGARGVGHVRYLCDVVPPRISVVLNVGVAHIGEFGSVETIALAKGELVEALPADGLAVLNADDPLVDAMTTRTRARVVRYGEAAHADVRAVEVTLDGRGRPSYTLVTPEGSAPVRLGLTGRHQVSNSLAAAAVARELGMPLAEVAVALGELGLVSTRRMDVFERSDGVTVIDDSYNANPGSMAVALRALAGLRGQGRTVAVLGYMAELGTFEREGHQQVGRLAAELGVDRLLVVGEPAAPIQEGATAVSDWGGESVLLTDQAAAVEVLRGELRPGDVVLVKGSRYRTWEVADALREATGEGVTS; this comes from the coding sequence GTGATCCCGCTGACCCTGGCCGAGGTCGCCTCGGCCGTCGACGGGCGGCTGCTCGCCGCCGACCCGGCGGCCCGGGTGACCGGGTCGGTCGAGTTCGACTCCCGCAAGGTCGCCCCCGGCGGGCTCTTCGTGGCGTTCCCCGGGGAGAAGGTGGACGGGCACGACTACGCCGCCGGCGCGGTCTCGGCCGGCGCGGTGGCGGTGCTCGGTACCCGGGAGGTCCCCGGCGTGCCGATGGTGCTGGTCGACGACGCGCTCGCGGCGATGGGGCGGCTGGCCCGCACGGTGGTCGACCGGCTGCCCGGGCTCACCGTGATCGGGCTGACCGGCTCCTCCGGCAAGACCACCACCAAGGACCTGATCGCCCAGCTGACCGTGCGGCTCGGCCCGACCGTGGCGCCGCCCGGCTCGTTCAACAACGAGCTGGGCCACCCGTACACGGCGCTGCAGGCCGGGCCGGAGACCCGCTACCTGGTGATGGAGAAGGGCGCCCGCGGGGTGGGGCACGTCCGATACCTCTGCGACGTGGTGCCGCCGCGGATCTCCGTTGTGCTCAACGTCGGGGTGGCGCACATCGGCGAGTTCGGCTCGGTGGAGACCATCGCCCTGGCCAAGGGGGAGCTGGTCGAGGCGCTGCCCGCCGACGGGCTGGCCGTGCTCAACGCCGACGACCCGCTGGTCGACGCGATGACCACCCGGACCCGGGCCCGGGTGGTCCGGTACGGCGAGGCGGCGCACGCCGACGTGCGGGCGGTGGAGGTGACGCTGGACGGGCGGGGGCGGCCGTCGTACACCCTGGTGACCCCGGAGGGCAGCGCGCCGGTGCGGCTCGGGCTGACCGGGCGGCACCAGGTCTCCAACTCCCTCGCCGCCGCCGCGGTGGCCCGCGAGCTGGGGATGCCCCTGGCCGAGGTGGCCGTCGCCCTGGGCGAGCTGGGGCTGGTCTCGACCCGGCGGATGGACGTCTTCGAGCGTTCCGACGGGGTCACCGTGATCGACGACTCGTACAACGCCAACCCGGGCTCGATGGCGGTCGCGCTGCGGGCGCTGGCCGGCCTGCGCGGGCAGGGGCGTACCGTCGCGGTGCTCGGCTACATGGCCGAGCTGGGGACGTTCGAGCGGGAGGGGCATCAGCAGGTCGGCCGGCTCGCGGCCGAGCTGGGCGTCGACCGGTTGCTCGTGGTGGGCGAGCCGGCGGCGCCGATCCAGGAAGGCGCGACAGCGGTAAGTGACTGGGGAGGAGAGTCGGTGCTGCTCACCGATCAGGCGGCGGCCGTCGAGGTGCTGCGGGGCGAGCTACGTCCGGGGGACGTGGTCCTGGTGAAGGGCTCGCGGTACCGCACCTGGGAGGTGGCCGACGCGCTGCGCGAGGCCACCGGGGAGGGGGTCACCTCATGA
- a CDS encoding UDP-N-acetylmuramoyl-L-alanyl-D-glutamate--2,6-diaminopimelate ligase: MPGNPRPRTVNPVRLGDLAARLAVVPPEGAVEVAVTGVTHASQEVRLGDLYAALPGARRHGAEFAAGAAEAGAVALLTDPAGAELAAAAGLPTLVVDDPRAILGDVAAAVYGDPTAGLTVIGVTGTAGKTSTSYLIESGLRAAGHTTGLIGTVETRLGDLVIDSVRTTPEATDLHAMLAVARERGVSAVVMEVSSHALAMGRVGGVRFTVGGYTNFGSDHLDFHADAADYFAAKAKLFDGRCRVEVLNHDDPALRPLSKPATVSYSAAGDPTATWWADGIDGEGYAQRFTVHGPDGLALPAVVALPGRHNVANALLAVATLVAAGVDAGTAVAGVSACGGVPGRLELVSGDAPVRGVVDYAHKANAIEAVLVALRELSSGRLICVIGAGGDRDRGKRPVMGAAAAEGADVVLVTDDNPRTEDPAAIRAEVLAGAYAANAPARIIEAPGRRAAIAEAVRLAEPGDVVALLGKGQERGQEIAGEVLPFDDRVELAEALRTRFGDLAGRR; this comes from the coding sequence GTGCCCGGCAATCCACGTCCCCGTACCGTGAATCCCGTCCGGCTCGGCGACCTCGCCGCGCGGCTCGCCGTCGTGCCGCCCGAGGGCGCCGTCGAGGTGGCCGTGACCGGGGTGACCCACGCCAGCCAGGAGGTCCGCCTCGGGGACCTGTACGCGGCGCTGCCCGGCGCCCGCCGGCACGGCGCGGAGTTCGCCGCGGGGGCGGCCGAGGCCGGCGCGGTGGCCCTGCTGACCGACCCGGCCGGCGCCGAACTGGCCGCCGCGGCGGGCCTGCCGACGCTGGTGGTCGACGACCCCCGGGCGATCCTCGGCGACGTCGCCGCCGCCGTCTACGGCGACCCGACCGCCGGGCTGACCGTGATCGGGGTGACCGGCACCGCCGGCAAGACCTCCACCAGCTACCTGATCGAGTCGGGGCTGCGCGCCGCCGGCCACACCACCGGCCTGATCGGCACCGTGGAGACCCGGCTGGGCGACCTGGTGATCGACAGCGTCCGGACCACCCCGGAGGCCACCGACCTGCACGCCATGCTCGCCGTCGCCCGGGAGCGCGGGGTGAGCGCGGTGGTCATGGAGGTCTCCAGCCACGCCCTGGCCATGGGGCGGGTCGGCGGGGTCCGCTTCACCGTGGGCGGCTACACCAACTTCGGCTCCGACCACCTGGACTTCCACGCCGACGCGGCGGACTACTTCGCCGCCAAGGCGAAGCTCTTCGACGGGCGCTGCCGGGTCGAGGTGCTCAACCACGACGACCCGGCGCTGCGGCCGTTGTCCAAGCCGGCCACGGTCAGCTACTCGGCGGCCGGCGACCCGACCGCCACCTGGTGGGCCGACGGGATCGACGGCGAGGGGTACGCCCAGCGCTTCACCGTGCACGGCCCGGACGGGCTGGCCCTGCCCGCCGTGGTGGCGCTGCCGGGCCGGCACAACGTGGCGAACGCGCTGCTGGCCGTCGCCACCCTGGTCGCCGCCGGGGTGGACGCGGGCACCGCGGTCGCCGGGGTCTCCGCCTGCGGCGGGGTGCCGGGGCGGCTGGAGTTGGTCAGCGGCGACGCGCCGGTGCGCGGGGTGGTGGACTACGCGCACAAGGCGAACGCGATCGAGGCCGTCCTGGTCGCGCTGCGTGAGCTGAGCAGCGGGCGGTTGATCTGCGTGATCGGCGCGGGTGGCGACCGGGACCGGGGCAAGCGGCCGGTGATGGGCGCCGCCGCGGCGGAGGGAGCCGACGTGGTGCTGGTGACCGACGACAACCCGCGCACCGAGGACCCGGCCGCGATCCGGGCCGAGGTGCTCGCCGGGGCGTACGCGGCGAACGCGCCGGCCCGGATCATCGAGGCGCCCGGCCGGCGGGCCGCCATCGCCGAGGCGGTGCGGCTGGCCGAACCGGGCGACGTGGTGGCGCTGCTCGGCAAGGGGCAGGAGCGCGGCCAGGAGATCGCCGGCGAGGTGCTCCCGTTCGACGACCGGGTCGAGCTGGCCGAGGCGTTGCGCACCCGCTTCGGGGACCTGGCGGGTCGACGGTGA
- a CDS encoding peptidoglycan D,D-transpeptidase FtsI family protein: MPPRSEEPRRDPTGSRRGSSRGGRGADPRSGEPGVGGISDARAYTPRGRTIREGGGVARSAPTGGAEQRRTPRSSRSGDPFRPALQVLDGGRAGAGRTGRRETAAGGRAGVVRTVSPRPAREPFDDDEAPAPRRRPGPRRPDRPAARRPSRKPRRPPKLADPRRRLRLGTLLALTLFAAIGIRLVFLQTVDTPAYADGGVTDRLAVVDLPAPRGAILDRTGARLAHSVEARYVFADPTRVKDRFATARLLSPLLGVPASDLAGKMKPRKLPTGNPSQFEYLARGVEIGKAKQIMALDLAGIGVHRDERREVPGGDLGANLIGFVSQDMVGLEGLEAKYDDLLQGQAGKKTYEVGQGDLAAPIPGGYSQTTQPKPGSSLELTIDRDLQFQTQRILTAQMAQTRGSVGAAVIIDVATGEVLAQASNPTYDAVDPEGSRPTDREDAATSFVVDPGSIHKAITYGAALQEGVITPDTTFPVANTITKGDTTFRDTHPANGQKMSIPGMLAFSSNVGTIEIADKLGRDRLIDYQKRFGLGQPTGEGMPGEASGRLLPADQWSLSSEGSVPIGHSVDATPLQMAAAYAAIANNGTYVQPHLIKEVIGPDGKKSPGPVPITRSVLSPQNAAALRTMLEAVTTVDGPDGRATGLAAAVPGYRVAGKTGTGLRYSDGRLQPGEVGSFIGMAPAEHPRYVVAVFVWSPGGEGGAVAAPAFREMMGYTLRHYRVPPSATSRSPKFEVFPR; the protein is encoded by the coding sequence GTGCCCCCGAGATCGGAGGAACCGCGCCGGGACCCCACGGGCTCCCGGCGCGGCTCGTCCCGGGGCGGTCGGGGCGCCGACCCGCGCTCCGGCGAGCCCGGCGTCGGCGGGATCTCCGACGCCCGGGCGTACACGCCCCGGGGGCGCACCATCCGCGAGGGCGGCGGGGTCGCCCGCTCCGCGCCCACCGGGGGCGCGGAGCAGCGGCGTACCCCGCGCAGCAGCCGCTCCGGCGACCCGTTCCGCCCGGCGTTGCAGGTGCTCGACGGCGGTCGCGCCGGCGCCGGCCGCACCGGCCGGCGGGAGACCGCCGCGGGCGGCCGGGCCGGCGTGGTGCGGACCGTCTCGCCGCGCCCGGCGCGGGAGCCGTTCGACGACGACGAGGCGCCGGCGCCGCGCCGCCGGCCGGGCCCGCGCCGGCCGGACCGGCCCGCCGCCCGGCGGCCGTCGCGCAAGCCGCGCCGCCCGCCGAAGCTCGCCGACCCGCGCCGCCGGCTGCGGCTCGGCACGCTGCTCGCCCTGACGCTCTTCGCCGCGATCGGCATCCGGCTGGTCTTCCTGCAGACCGTCGACACCCCGGCGTACGCCGACGGCGGTGTCACCGACCGGCTCGCCGTGGTCGACCTGCCCGCGCCGCGCGGCGCGATCCTGGACCGGACCGGCGCCCGGCTGGCGCACAGCGTCGAGGCGCGGTACGTCTTCGCCGACCCGACCCGGGTCAAGGACCGGTTCGCCACCGCCCGGCTGCTCTCCCCGCTGCTCGGCGTGCCCGCCTCGGACCTGGCCGGGAAGATGAAGCCCCGCAAGCTCCCGACGGGCAATCCGTCGCAGTTCGAGTACCTGGCCCGCGGGGTCGAGATCGGCAAGGCGAAGCAGATCATGGCGCTGGACCTGGCCGGCATCGGCGTGCACCGGGACGAGCGGCGCGAGGTGCCCGGCGGTGACCTGGGCGCCAACCTGATCGGCTTCGTCAGCCAGGACATGGTCGGCCTGGAGGGGCTGGAGGCGAAGTACGACGACCTGCTCCAGGGGCAGGCCGGCAAGAAGACCTACGAGGTCGGGCAGGGCGACCTGGCCGCGCCGATCCCGGGCGGCTACAGCCAGACCACCCAGCCCAAGCCGGGCAGCTCGCTGGAGCTGACCATCGACCGGGACCTCCAGTTCCAGACGCAGCGGATCCTCACCGCCCAGATGGCGCAGACCAGGGGCAGCGTCGGCGCCGCCGTGATCATCGACGTGGCCACCGGCGAGGTGCTGGCGCAGGCCAGCAACCCCACCTACGACGCGGTGGACCCGGAGGGCAGCAGGCCGACGGACCGGGAGGACGCGGCGACCAGCTTCGTGGTCGACCCGGGCTCGATCCACAAGGCGATCACCTACGGCGCCGCCCTCCAGGAGGGCGTGATCACCCCGGACACCACGTTCCCGGTCGCCAACACGATCACCAAGGGCGACACCACCTTCCGGGACACCCACCCGGCCAACGGGCAGAAGATGAGCATCCCCGGCATGCTGGCCTTCTCGTCCAACGTCGGGACCATCGAGATCGCCGACAAGCTGGGTCGGGACCGGCTCATCGACTACCAGAAGCGGTTCGGGCTCGGCCAGCCCACCGGCGAGGGCATGCCGGGGGAGGCGTCCGGGCGGCTGCTCCCCGCCGACCAGTGGAGCCTCTCGTCGGAAGGGTCGGTGCCGATCGGGCACAGCGTGGACGCCACCCCGCTGCAGATGGCCGCCGCGTACGCCGCCATCGCCAACAACGGGACGTACGTCCAGCCGCACCTGATCAAGGAGGTGATCGGACCGGACGGCAAGAAGAGCCCCGGCCCCGTCCCGATCACCCGCTCGGTGCTCAGCCCGCAGAACGCCGCCGCGCTGCGCACCATGCTGGAGGCGGTCACCACGGTCGACGGGCCCGATGGGCGGGCCACCGGCCTGGCCGCCGCCGTCCCCGGCTACCGGGTGGCCGGCAAGACCGGCACCGGGCTGCGGTACTCCGACGGCAGGCTGCAGCCCGGCGAGGTCGGCTCGTTCATCGGCATGGCCCCGGCCGAGCATCCCCGGTACGTGGTGGCGGTCTTCGTCTGGAGCCCCGGCGGCGAGGGCGGCGCGGTCGCCGCGCCGGCCTTTCGGGAGATGATGGGCTACACCCTGCGGCACTACCGGGTGCCCCCGTCGGCGACCAGCAGGTCCCCCAAGTTCGAGGTCTTTCCGCGCTGA
- the rsmH gene encoding 16S rRNA (cytosine(1402)-N(4))-methyltransferase RsmH: protein MGELRGTHVPVLLERCLELLAPALGRNGRTVHVDATLGLGGHAEAVLEAHPNTVLIGLDRDTEALAHARVRLARFADRIHLEHAVYDELPEVLDRLGYPAIDGILFDLGVSSLQLDAPDRGFAYAQDAPLDMRMDQTRGVTAEEVVNTYGHPELARVLRVYGEEKFAGRIASAIIRERERARITSSARLAELVRESIPAPARRTGGHPAKRTFQALRIEVNKELAALETALPAALDKLTVGGRMVVLSYHSLEDRLTKQALADRVRSKGPVDLPVELPGSGPTFRLLSRGAEVAGEAEVAANPRAASVRLRAAERLDPEATQQGRTDRERYRRRVKAMHQPGTGSPGSAMDSRSTRGDGSGTDEEGEGT, encoded by the coding sequence ATGGGGGAGCTACGTGGCACGCACGTGCCGGTGCTGCTCGAGCGGTGTCTCGAGTTGCTGGCCCCCGCGCTGGGTCGGAACGGACGCACCGTCCACGTCGACGCGACGCTCGGGCTCGGCGGGCACGCCGAGGCGGTCCTGGAGGCGCACCCGAACACGGTGCTGATCGGCCTGGACCGGGACACCGAGGCCCTCGCCCACGCGCGGGTCCGGCTGGCCCGGTTCGCCGACCGGATCCACCTGGAGCACGCCGTCTACGACGAGCTGCCCGAGGTGCTCGACCGGCTCGGCTACCCGGCGATCGACGGGATCCTGTTCGACCTCGGCGTCTCGTCCCTGCAACTGGACGCGCCCGACCGCGGGTTCGCGTACGCGCAGGACGCGCCGCTGGACATGCGGATGGACCAGACCCGGGGGGTGACCGCCGAGGAGGTGGTCAACACGTACGGCCACCCGGAGCTGGCCCGGGTGCTGCGGGTGTACGGCGAGGAGAAGTTCGCCGGGCGGATCGCCTCGGCGATCATCCGGGAGCGGGAGCGGGCCCGGATCACGTCGTCGGCGCGGCTGGCCGAGCTGGTCAGGGAGAGCATTCCGGCACCAGCCCGACGAACCGGTGGACACCCGGCAAAGAGAACGTTTCAGGCTTTACGGATCGAGGTAAACAAGGAGCTGGCAGCGCTGGAGACGGCGCTGCCGGCCGCTCTCGACAAGCTCACCGTGGGCGGCCGCATGGTGGTCCTGTCCTACCACTCGCTGGAGGACCGGCTCACCAAGCAGGCGCTCGCCGACCGGGTCCGCAGCAAGGGCCCGGTCGACCTCCCGGTCGAACTGCCCGGGTCGGGCCCGACGTTCCGGCTGCTCAGCCGGGGCGCCGAGGTCGCCGGGGAGGCGGAAGTGGCCGCGAACCCGCGGGCCGCCTCGGTGCGGCTGCGGGCCGCGGAGCGGCTCGACCCGGAGGCGACCCAGCAGGGGCGTACCGACCGCGAACGGTACCGCCGCCGGGTCAAGGCGATGCACCAACCGGGGACGGGGTCACCGGGATCCGCGATGGATTCCCGGTCGACCCGCGGGGACGGCAGTGGGACGGACGAAGAGGGGGAGGGGACATGA
- the mraZ gene encoding division/cell wall cluster transcriptional repressor MraZ has product MFLGTHTPRLDDKGRLILPAKFRDELAGGVVITKGQERCLYVFPMPEFQRIAEQLRAQPMTHKAARAYSRVFFASAHDEVPDKQGRVTIPGHLRSYAALDRDLVVIGASTRVEIWDRAAWEAYLAESEDDFADIEEGVLPGGL; this is encoded by the coding sequence ATGTTCCTCGGCACCCACACTCCGCGCCTGGACGACAAAGGCCGGTTGATCCTTCCGGCGAAGTTCCGGGATGAGCTGGCGGGGGGTGTCGTGATCACCAAAGGGCAGGAGCGCTGCCTCTACGTCTTCCCGATGCCCGAGTTCCAGCGGATCGCGGAGCAGTTGCGCGCGCAGCCGATGACGCACAAGGCGGCCCGGGCCTACAGCCGGGTCTTCTTCGCCAGCGCGCACGACGAGGTCCCGGACAAGCAGGGCCGGGTGACCATCCCGGGGCACCTGCGCTCGTACGCCGCCCTCGACCGCGATCTGGTCGTGATCGGCGCGAGCACCCGGGTGGAGATCTGGGACAGGGCGGCCTGGGAGGCCTACCTCGCGGAGAGCGAAGACGACTTCGCCGACATCGAGGAGGGGGTGCTGCCCGGCGGTCTGTAG
- a CDS encoding MurT ligase domain-containing protein — protein MPLRAKVASSVSRTAAALSRAAGRGDGSVIGGWIGLKIDPDLLVHLAAGRAIALVSGTNGKTTTTRLTTAAVGVLGRVATNSFGANMPTGHTSALAKAGSTPYAVLEVDEHYLAQVLEATEPHVVALLNLSRDQLDRAKEVAMMAQLWRAALVQHPDVRVVANADDPMVVWAATPPADPARGHIPPHVSWFSAGQRWHDDSWVCPECGSTIQRSGEQWWCTGCPLRRPEPQWTVEDDGVLDPSGAWHKVQLQLPGKVNLGNAATALAVAAEFGVRPVDAVSRLGTVTSVAGRYAQVDRDGRNIRLLLAKNPASWLEAFDMADEAPTLLSINARDPDGLDTSWLFDVDFAPLRGRQVLITGDRAYDLAVRLDVNGVPFQHVRTFDDAIRAVPPGRLEVIANYTAFQDIRAELDRVN, from the coding sequence ATGCCCCTGCGGGCAAAGGTGGCCAGCTCCGTGTCGCGGACCGCCGCGGCGCTGTCGCGGGCCGCCGGCCGGGGCGACGGCTCGGTGATCGGCGGCTGGATCGGCCTCAAGATCGACCCGGATCTGCTCGTGCACCTGGCGGCGGGGCGCGCGATCGCCCTGGTCTCCGGCACCAACGGCAAGACCACCACCACCCGGCTCACCACCGCCGCCGTCGGCGTGCTCGGCCGGGTCGCCACCAACTCCTTCGGCGCCAACATGCCCACCGGGCACACCTCGGCGCTGGCGAAGGCCGGCAGCACCCCGTACGCGGTGCTCGAGGTCGACGAGCACTACCTCGCCCAGGTCCTGGAGGCCACCGAGCCGCACGTCGTGGCGCTGCTCAACCTCTCCCGCGACCAGCTCGACCGGGCCAAGGAGGTCGCCATGATGGCGCAGCTCTGGCGCGCCGCGCTGGTCCAGCACCCCGACGTGCGGGTGGTCGCCAACGCCGACGACCCGATGGTGGTCTGGGCCGCCACCCCGCCGGCCGACCCGGCCCGCGGCCACATCCCGCCGCACGTCAGCTGGTTCAGCGCCGGCCAGCGCTGGCACGACGACTCGTGGGTGTGCCCCGAGTGCGGCTCCACGATCCAGCGCTCAGGCGAGCAGTGGTGGTGCACGGGCTGCCCGCTGCGCCGCCCCGAGCCGCAGTGGACCGTCGAGGACGACGGCGTGCTCGACCCGAGCGGCGCCTGGCACAAGGTCCAGCTCCAGCTCCCCGGCAAGGTCAACCTGGGCAACGCGGCGACCGCCCTCGCCGTCGCCGCCGAGTTCGGCGTCCGCCCGGTGGACGCGGTCTCCCGGCTCGGCACGGTCACCTCGGTCGCCGGCCGCTACGCCCAGGTGGACCGGGACGGGCGCAACATCCGGCTGCTGCTGGCCAAGAACCCGGCCAGCTGGCTGGAGGCGTTCGACATGGCCGACGAGGCACCCACCCTGCTCTCCATCAACGCCCGCGACCCCGACGGGCTGGACACCTCCTGGCTCTTCGACGTCGACTTCGCCCCGCTCCGCGGCCGGCAGGTCCTGATCACCGGCGACCGGGCGTACGACCTGGCCGTCCGGCTGGACGTCAACGGCGTGCCGTTCCAGCACGTCCGGACCTTCGACGACGCGATCCGGGCGGTGCCACCGGGCCGCCTGGAGGTCATCGCCAACTACACCGCCTTCCAGGACATCCGAGCGGAGCTGGACCGTGTCAACTGA
- a CDS encoding type 1 glutamine amidotransferase: MSTESLRIVWIYPDLLSTYGDRGNMLILARRAQLRGMPVEVLEVRSDQRLPATADIYLIGGGEDGPQALGAQRLLADGGLHRAVAQGSVVLGVCAGYQLLGTSFFAKGTKCAGLELLDFSSDRGPTRAVGELAGEVDPRLGVPALTGFENHGGRTHLGPGVSPLARVTAGVGNDGSTEGAWRGKLLGTYSHGPALARNPALADLLLRWATGIHQLPALDDTWAERLRSERRAAVAAAARA, from the coding sequence GTGTCAACTGAGAGCCTGCGCATCGTCTGGATCTACCCCGACCTGCTCTCCACCTACGGCGACCGGGGCAACATGCTGATCCTGGCCCGCCGGGCCCAGCTGCGCGGCATGCCGGTCGAGGTGCTGGAGGTCCGATCCGACCAGCGGCTGCCCGCCACCGCCGACATCTACCTGATCGGCGGCGGCGAGGACGGCCCGCAGGCGCTCGGCGCCCAGCGGCTGCTCGCCGACGGCGGCCTGCACCGGGCGGTCGCCCAGGGCTCGGTGGTCTTGGGCGTCTGCGCCGGCTACCAGCTTCTCGGCACCTCGTTCTTCGCCAAGGGCACCAAGTGCGCCGGGCTGGAGCTGCTCGACTTCTCCTCCGACCGCGGCCCCACCCGGGCCGTCGGCGAGCTGGCCGGCGAGGTCGACCCGCGGCTGGGCGTCCCCGCGCTGACCGGCTTCGAGAACCACGGCGGCCGCACCCACCTCGGGCCGGGCGTGTCGCCGCTGGCCCGGGTCACCGCCGGGGTCGGCAACGACGGCAGCACCGAGGGCGCGTGGCGGGGCAAGCTGCTCGGCACGTACTCGCACGGGCCCGCCCTGGCCCGCAACCCGGCCCTGGCCGACCTGCTGCTGCGCTGGGCCACCGGCATCCACCAGCTCCCCGCGCTCGACGACACCTGGGCCGAGCGGCTCCGCTCGGAACGCCGCGCCGCGGTGGCGGCCGCCGCCCGGGCGTGA
- a CDS encoding VTT domain-containing protein: protein MGRAAPLGTPRRGGGRRPGVIPAVRRLLRQPSARRFALLLALLAGFGVLLFLVPRPDPAQLPRLAGCLDGYAPIAAIVGGALLLVALVPRTFVTLAAGAIFGPLEGAAYALGAALLAAAIGFTVGRLLGRDFVAERVRGRLARLDGWFARQSVLGVVTVRLLPIAGFGLVSYGYGTTGARVLPFLAGSLIASAPTAFGYAAVGAAISSPGHVNWYAAAPASLGLIASVVLIHRWWRAERQRRAVPG from the coding sequence CTGGGCCGAGCGGCTCCGCTCGGAACGCCGCGCCGCGGTGGCGGCCGCCGCCCGGGCGTGATCCCGGCCGTCCGGCGGCTGCTCCGACAGCCGTCGGCGCGCCGGTTCGCCCTGCTCCTGGCGCTGCTCGCCGGCTTCGGCGTCCTGCTGTTCCTGGTGCCCCGGCCGGACCCGGCCCAGCTCCCGCGGCTGGCCGGTTGCCTCGACGGGTATGCCCCGATAGCCGCGATCGTCGGCGGGGCGCTGCTGCTGGTGGCGCTGGTCCCGCGGACCTTCGTCACGCTCGCCGCCGGGGCGATCTTCGGCCCCCTGGAGGGTGCCGCGTACGCCCTCGGCGCCGCGCTGCTGGCGGCGGCGATCGGCTTCACCGTCGGCCGCCTGCTCGGCCGGGACTTCGTCGCCGAACGGGTGCGCGGCCGGCTGGCCCGGCTCGACGGCTGGTTCGCCCGGCAGAGCGTCCTGGGCGTCGTCACCGTCCGGCTGCTGCCGATCGCCGGCTTCGGGCTGGTCAGCTACGGCTACGGCACGACCGGTGCCCGGGTGCTGCCGTTCCTGGCCGGCAGCCTGATCGCCTCCGCCCCGACCGCCTTCGGCTACGCCGCCGTCGGCGCGGCAATCAGCTCGCCGGGCCACGTCAACTGGTATGCCGCCGCGCCGGCCAGCCTCGGCCTGATCGCCAGCGTGGTGCTGATCCACCGCTGGTGGCGCGCCGAACGGCAGCGCCGGGCGGTCCCGGGCTGA